One window from the genome of Anguilla rostrata isolate EN2019 chromosome 5, ASM1855537v3, whole genome shotgun sequence encodes:
- the parvab gene encoding parvin, alpha b: protein MASSPQKSPSSPKSPTPKSPQSRKKDDSFLGKLGGTLARRKKAKEVSELQEEGMNAINLPLSPIPFEIDPEDTMLEENEVRTMVDPNSRNDPKLQELLKVLIDWINDVLVGERIIVKDLAEDLYDGQVLQKLFEKLEGEKLNVAEVTQSEIAQKQKLQTVLEKINETLRVSPRNVKWNVDCECPDSLPKHWTLCFSHSLASVPSSVQQCEHGILHPPPIRLPDHVSIQVVVVQKREGILQSRQVQEEITGNTEAFSGRHERDAFDTLFDHAPDKLNVVKKTLITFVNKHLNKLNLEVSELDTQFADGVYLVLLMGLLEGYFVPLYNFFLTPENFEQKVHNVSFSFELMQDGGLEKPKPRPEDIVNCDLKSTLRVLYNLFTKYRNVD, encoded by the exons ATGGCTTCTTCGCCGCAGAAATCTCCTTCTTCTCCAAAATCACCGACTCCAAAATCTCCACAATCAAGAAAGAAAGATGACTCATTTCTGGGAAAACTTGGAGGAACTTTGGCAAGAAGGAAAAAGGCAAAGGAAG TGTCTGAGCTTCAGGAGGAGGGGATGAATGCCATCAACCTGCCCCTCAGCCCCATTCCCTTTGAGATCGACCCTGAGGACACCATGCTAG AGGAAAATGAAGTCCGCACCATGGTTGACCCCAACTCCAGAAATGACCCCAAactgcaggagctgctgaag GTGCTCATAGACTGGATCAACGATGTGCTGGTTGGGGAGAGGATCATTGTCAAGGACCTGGCGGAAGATCTCTACGACGGGCAGGTTCTCCAGAAGCTCTTTG AAAAGCTGGAGGGGGAGAAGCTGAACGTTGCCGAGGTAACGCAGTCGGAGATCGCCCAGAAGCAGAAGCTCCAGACGGTGCTGGAGAAGATCAATGAAACCCTGCGCGTCTCGCCCAGGAACGTAAAATGGAACGTGGACTGTGAGTGTCCGGATAGCCTCCCCAAGCATTGGACACTGTGCTTTAGCCATAGCTTAGCTTCGGTACCTTCTAGTGTACAGCAGTGTGAACAT GGGattcttcaccccccccccatcagacTCCCAGATCACGTGTCCATTCAGGTTGTGGTGGTCCAG AAGCGTGAGGGAATTCTGCAGTCCCGGCAAGTCCAAGAGGAGATCACCGGAAACACTGA GGCTTTCTCAGGAAGACATG AGCGGGATGCCTTTGACACCTTGTTTGACCACGCACCCGACAAGCTCAACGTTGTGAAGAAG ACGCTGATCACCTTCGTGAACAAGCACTTAAACAAGCTGAATCTTGAGGTGTCTGAACTGGACACACAG TTTGCAGATGGGGTGTATCTGGTGCTGCTGATGGGACTGCTGGAAGGGTACTTTGTGCCCCTCTACAACTTCTTCCTCACCCCTGAAAACTTTGAGCAAAAG GTGCACAACGTGTCCTTCTCCTTTGAGCTGATGCAGGACGGGGGACTGGAGAAACCCAAACCCAGGCCTGAGG ATATTGTGAACTGCGACCTGAAGTCAACACTGAGGGTGCTCTACAACCTTTTTACCAAATACAGGAATGTGGATTAA